gtcaaaaatctgtcaaattccatactaACTTCACCGGTCATTGTCATAGTTGCCatttaaagtaagttggtgcaactcagccttagggttgatttttcaatcgctgGATAAAATAATTGGTAAGTATTTATACTTACAGATTAAAGGAACTGCCGTGTATAACGAGTCAAGAGTCGTCCAGAGGAATATGTACGCTGGCAAATTCCTAAAGGTGTAGAAATACACCCCTAACACGATCATGtagccaataaaaaaaatacctagagACACTAAGCTGTAGTAGTAATACATTCTGAAAAGTTGCGGGTGTTTCTGAAAACAAAAGTTACAAAAGTGGGTATTAAATGATCGTTTTCCAATGAAAAAATGGTTCcggagtaggtaggtaaataatatacttacgcccgtattcacaaacattattatgaggtcttacagtgcgcgtggacgcacagggtgacacacgaaccaaacacagagctctattcaacgctgtgcgttagatttgcatcgtttgtgaatacgggtgtaacttaattttaaaagaGGCTAttctaaaaatgtatttttaatgtattaaaaataaattaaaaatcttacCATATGCCCAGCCACAATGAACCCTATGGTAAACATGATGTCAATCACCACAAAGCAAACAAGAAGAATCATTACTGTAGGGACTCTGAAGTATGAGTGACTCATCATTCGTATTAGATCTTCGATGAGAATGTAGCCAAACACTGAAAGGGCGGCCtgaaattgtaataaatgtttagtTACACAATTTGGTTAAATCTATTCACTAATTTTGTAGATCATCTCAAATTAGAGGTTAGAGTTAAGTTAAAGaggatagccagttcctccgtggttgaggattccgggtgaagctcacttccaccttcggcctgatcatcacttaccatcaggtgagatacagtccaagagcttcctcgttgtgaaaaaaatattcataatctCTCAGTATCAATTTTCTCAGCTAGCACAAGGTCTATAGTTATATTGACGCTTAGCTTCGAAGtccaattcaaattcaattttaaatatttattcctCTATTTGTTTCTTTGTTGTTACGGTAGTATGGCCACAAAATAATacctagtaggtaggtaataataataattattggcTTTCGCGTATCTAATAAAACGTGGCAATAATCGCCTAACCGCAGAATCATCTTTTCCTTCATTTGCCCCAAAACACTCTTAGGaggatttcatcatcatcatttatttcatccacaagacgtccacttgctgaacaaaggcctcctccaatgatttctttATAATGTAGACCTGTtgatggcggcctgcatccaacgcccttcccgctacctttatgaggtcgtctcaCGCTGCACATTAGCCTTAGGGAGGACTTAAATGCATCCAAAATCTTCATGATCCCAGTAGCCTAAGActactaagtaggtaggtatatgttatTAGTGCTAGTTTGGTATTATTGTTAGTATATGTTTGTAATACCGCCCCTTTCTAACTGACTCCTTGTAATCTGACTATGCGATAAGGATTTAATCTCACTTTGGCTTATTTCTTGTTTAACATGTTGATAATGTTTTTGATGCTAAATCTGACTTACCCCGCCTTTACATTGTAAGTTCCTTCTGTCTCtacgtaagtacctatgtaagTAACTTACGGCTGTAGCTACTTACAAATGTTTACATTCgcaaatatcatcatcatcatcatcatttcacccaCAGGAcgtccgtccactgctggacataggcctcccccaatgacttccacatcgcacagttggtagcagcctgcatccagcgccttcctgctacctttatcaggtcgtcggtccaccttgtgggtggatgtctctctctctctctcactctttTGCAAATGTACCTATCGTAAGTTAATTACGTAAGTAAAACCTAAAGGCGGCCTTAAAATAGAGAAAACTCACCATTTTGATATACCCCCAAACTAATAATCCGGGTCTTAGTGGTAGACAGAAACAGCACCTGTTGAATTCTGGCACTTCCACACGAGGTCTCCATGGTATTCTAAACattataaacaacaaaaaatctGAAAAGGTCTGCTATGACTGTTGGCTGATTAAATAATGAAcaactattaaaatatttccatATGCAATGTCTGTTGTCCGCAGATAATATTAATGACAAAACATTATCCATATTGGGTTATGAGTTATGTAGGATGTAGTTACATCATATCATCTTCTATTGTACATTAGGATGGGCTGGTATTGCAAAATATCAAATTTCCGTATCTAACTGATATGAAATATTGTAGTAGTAAGTAAACTATAAACTGTATGAgtttatatgttaaaaaaaatacacaaaatgaaATCTAATCTAACTTTTGTTATAATCTTCGATAAAGTCGGACATAGTTTCGACATCGGAACATGTTCTTATCTATCAGGCTTTTTCTTTAGGGTTTGCGTGCACTCTAGTGGGGTAAATTTGATTTAGCAATCTCTGCCCGTAGAATAGCACCGACTCATTGTCATGActtacttacttgacttaaggtcctatgtcccctagatggggcagagggcgtctacaacagtcctccatcgcgttcggtcttgagcttcgcgtttgatctcgctccaagtcttgccgatcttcttcgcctcgtctgtcacagtgcgccgccaagtttgcttggggtgACCACGTTTGCTCTCTTTGTCATAATGGACCTAATactgtttctttttttattatgtaaaattgCTTGCTTGAGCCAAGTTAGACGCCTGGCGacgataggtaggtactatattgTGGTTAGGTATAAGAAGAAAAATACCGATAGTTGAAAACACTTGTTTCTctttattacataataaaacaGCACATAAGCTCGtgtccaggtggaggactctcagacacagggacaaaagggcagggGAGATCAGCTCTCTCGCGCCATAACCTGCATCTCTCTCTCTTTtgaatagacttcggacgcaggttggccgtagtaaggacaatttggtcaggtggggattcttggatggcttgaacatggagtgcaggtgcggttttgttcccaagtcgatgaagcacctgacgTCGTGCCCTCTAGGATGCCCtcgaggatttgatgagtgctgctgacaacgccgctcttgtggcggagttttgggatgacactttgtaagtttgttgtcgacacgaaaagaaaaagaagaagaaacacATAAGCTGCAATAAACATACCTCTGCCTTTACATTAACAGTAACTTACACGAGATTAACTTCTAAGGAACTACGCTACAAGGCTACGTTGACATAAACTGAATTAAAAAATCTCGAAACGAAacagttatttatttagactaatttaaataactttaaaacaaatgtaacataaactaataaaaacaatAGTTGCCATTTTG
This genomic stretch from Ostrinia nubilalis chromosome 14, ilOstNubi1.1, whole genome shotgun sequence harbors:
- the LOC135077869 gene encoding uncharacterized protein LOC135077869; its protein translation is MFRIPWRPRVEVPEFNRCCFCLPLRPGLLVWGYIKMAALSVFGYILIEDLIRMMSHSYFRVPTVMILLVCFVVIDIMFTIGFIVAGHMKHPQLFRMYYYYSLVSLGIFFIGYMIVLGVYFYTFRNLPAYIFLWTTLDSLYTAVPLILVQLYLSLLVKSELRKLSNNSNFQFVNTAAEASCSLDLNNVTSAAEP